The stretch of DNA CGTATGGTGTTTCTAAGAAGACAGCCAGACTAAGAAACAATGGTGGCGTTACTGTTGGTAATCAGTTAGTTTCAACGGAGAATTTTTATACAATCGTTGGTGGAGATACTCCTATTTGGGGGGAGTATGTTTATAGCGCTTCTAATGTGCGAATCAAAGAGCTTTATTTGGGTTATACCTTTGATAAACTGATTCGCGGAGCAAAGGTGTCGATTGCTTTGACAGCGAGAAACCTTTTGATGCTTTATTGTAAAGCACCTTTTGATCCTGAAGCTACCCCTTCAACGGATATTTATTACCAAGGATTTGATTATTTCATGCAGCCTAGTCAACGTTCGTTGGGCTTTAGTATCAATGTAAAACTTTAAGATGATAATGTATTGTAGTAAGAGACTTTTTCTGTCCCTCTGCTTGCTGGTGGTCTTATCTTCCTGCACGAGTGAGTTTGTTGATATTAATCGTCCAGGGAGTAAGTTATCACAAGAAGAGTTGAGTCGAGATAACTATGCTGTTGGCTCATTCTTGATTCAGATGCAGGGAGTGGCTTTCCCAGAGCAAGAAAATGCTTATCAAACAATGATTGACTTTGTGGGTAACTATCTGGGTCGGTACACAACTTACTCAAAAGAACAGCCGAAAAATCATACACTATTCAATGCAAGTAATATATGGCGTGCTTGGCCAGCATCTTATGCGCCTCCTTTTGTGTCTGCGTATAACGAGGTGGTTAATCTGAATGGTAAAGAGAATATCACTTATGCTTGGGCTTTGATTCTTCGTGCACAAGCTTTCCTGCGATTCACTGATATCTATGGTCCGTTCCCCCTCAGTGTGAATGCGGATAATCATGTTGTTTACGTGTCACAGCGGGATATTTATTTACAACTGATAAAGGACCTAAATGAGGCTACTTCTTACATCTCATCTGACACACAACTTGCTAAGGAAATGATAACCTTTGCACCATACGACCTTGTTTATAAAGGCGATTTCAACAAGTGGCGTAAGTTTGCCAATTCGTTAAAGTTGCGCATCGCTGTGCGTATTAGTAATGTAGAACCTGTGATGGCACGTTCTTTAGCTGAGAAAGCAGTGCGGGAGGGGGTCATAGAAGGAAACGAGGATAACTGTACCATTCGTTATAATAAAGCTGGTTTGTGGACAACTGCTGTTTCATGGGGTGATAGTCGTATCTGTGCTGATATTGAAAGTTTTATGACTGGATATAAAGATCCACGAATGAGTAAGTATTTTTTGCAACCATTAACTCAAGGTAAACGTAAATATATTGGTTGTCGGGCTGGGGCTACGATAGGAAGCAATGTTGTTGCTAAGCGTCTTTATTCGTCTGTAAATATGCAAGAGACGACACCTGGAATTTGGCTTACAGCATCGGAGATGGCATTTTGTAAGGCTGAAGGAGTATTACGTGGCTGGAATATGGGCAGTGGAACAGTGAAGGATTATTATGAGCAAGGTGTGACATTATCTTTCGAGCAATGGGGAGCCGATGGTGCAGCTACCTATCTGTTGGATGACACTTCAACAGAAGCCAATTACACTGATGCCTTAGGTGGTTTTGGTAGGGCTGCTGTAAAGGCTTCTACAATTACGATTAAATGGGATGATGTTGCCCCTATGGCTAAAAAAATGGAGCGTCTGATAACGCAGAAGTGGATTGCTTTGTTCCCAAATGGACAGGAGGGATGGAACGAGATTCGTCGCACAGGCTATCCTCGCATCTTCTCAGTGCCGCAGGCTACAAATGGTTATACGCTGTTGACGCCTAATAGAATTCCATTCGATAAGAATCAACTGATTAACAATCGCAGCAATTATGAGAAGGCTGTTGAACTTTTAGGTGGTCCAGATGATTATGCAACACCAATGTGGTGGCAGAGGTAATTAGTCTTCTACCTTTTATAATACAACTCTTTTAAAGATATGAAGGTCATTAGAAAGCCTTGCACATTCAATTATGTTCATCTAGGAGAGTGCGATGCAAGGCTCCATTTACCAAAACGAAATGGGTTGTTTATGAAAAATGCAATTACTGTGTTTGGTATGAGTTTCCTACCCAAACAATGCTCTAAGTGCCTCTTCAACCTTTCTTACTGGGTGTAGTTGAATATTATATTTGCCTGTAAGTCCTGAAAGGTTGTACTTTGGAATAATAATATGACTAAAACCAAGTTTCTCTGCTTCAGCAATCCGTTGTTCGATACGACTGACGGGACGTACCTCACCACTTAATCCAACCTCACCACACATACACCAACCTTGCTCTATTGGTGTATCGACATTTGATGAGAGTACAGCAGCTATAACACTAAGGTCCATTGCCATATCTGTCGCGCGTAATCCACCAGCAATGTTCAGGAAGACATCCTTTTGCATCAGCTTAAAACCAACACGTTTTTCCAATACAGCGAGAAGCATGTTCAGACGACGTTGGTCAAAGCCTGTAGCTGAACGTTGTGGGGTCCCATAGGCAGCAGAAGATACAAGTGCTTGTGTCTCAACAAGGAAAGGACGTGCTCCTTCTATTGTACTTGAGATAGCCACACCTGATAATCCTTCATGGTCTTCTGTAAGTAGAAGTTCGGAAGGATTGCTCACCTCACGAAGTCCCTGTTGTTCCATTTCATAGATTCCAAGTTCGGAGGTCGAGCCAAAGCGGTTTTTAATACTCCGGAGGATACGGTACATATAGTGTTGGTCGCCTTCAAATTGAATCACGGTGTCAACAATATGCTCTAATATCTTTGGACCTGCTATACTTCCTTCTTTGTTGATATGGCCGATAAGGATAACTGGGACACCACTTGTCTTGGCAAAACGTAGAAGAGCTGATGCACATTCACGTACTTGTGTAATGCTTCCCGGACTACTATCAACGTCTTCTGTTGAGATAGTTTGGATTGAGTCAATGATGACAAGTTCTGGTTGTACGTCACGAATATGCTCAAAGATATGTTCAAGAGATGTTTCAGATAAGATAATGATGTTTTCGGATATATCCTTAGAAATTCTCTCAGCACGCATTTTGATCTGATGAGGACTTTCCTCACCGCTGACATAGAGTACACGCTGCGGTAAATGGAGAATGGTTTGGAGTGTTAGCGTACTCTTACCAATACCTGGTTCTCCACCAAGCAGAACGATACTACCTGTTACCAAACCACCACCTAACACACGATTTAACTCACCATCGTGCATATCGATACGTGGATCATCGTGTGAGGATATATCACGCAGTCGTTGAGGCTTGTTTGCTAAAGCTGAAACAGAACCGCCCGAAGCAGCATTACGTAATGTTGTTGCAGCATTGCGTGCAGCCTGTGAACCCGTATCAGCAGCAATACGAATCTCTTTGAATGTGTTCCATTGTCCACAGTTGGGACACTTGCCAATCCATTTTGTGCTTTCCTGTCCACAATTGCTGCAGACGAAAGCTATCTTGTCCTTTGCCATAAGTAAGACAAAAGTAATAAGATTTTTCTTAGTTACAAAATTTATTCTTAATTTTGCAACTATATGAAACATATTAATTACCTGCTCCTCCTGGCTGTGCTTATGCTTGTCGGCTGTGGTAAGAGCGATAAAGAACTGCAAGCAGAACGTAAAGCGAAGCAACTGGCTGAGCGTGAAGCTTATCAGAAAGCCTATAAGATAGCAGTGATGCCAACAATGGATTGCCTTCCAGCATATCTATTGAAGGATAGCTTGTTATATGATACTGTCAAGGTTGACATTAGACTTTGTAGGTTTAATGCGCAGATGGATTGTGATACAGCAATGATAGGAGGGAGTGTACAAGCTGTCTTCAGCGACCTTGTTCGTACGGAACGATTGAAGCATAGAAACAAAGTGTTAATGCACTATCTGACAGATACAAATCTTAATTGGCAACTTATTGCTGACAAAGGTTCAAAACTAAAGAAACTTTCTGATTTGAGTGACAAGATTGTTGCTATGACTCGTTACTCAGGAACAGACCTGCTGACTGATATGGTCGTAAAGAAGGCAAAGCCAAAGTATCAAGTCTTCCGTGTACAAATTAATGATGTATTCGTGAGACTTGCTATGTTGCAAAATCACGAGATAGACGCCTATTGGTTCTCTGAGCCACAAGTAGCCAAGGCTTTATCGGCTGATAATAATTCTCTTTTTAATTCGGAGGATGCTGGTGTTCATCTTGGTGTGGTGGCTATAATGGATAAAATACGTCGTCAAGATGAAGAAATCGCCTTTGCTGAGGCTTATGATAAAGCTGTTGACCAAATCAATAAGCATGGTGTTAAGTATTATTCTGACTTAATTCAGAAATATATGAAGGTTGATGAAGCTGTTGTACGTGCATTACCTGACATCAAATATACGAAGATTGGTCCACCACGTAAGGCAGACTTACTTATGGCACGCAATTATCTTAATAGCGGTAAAGTTAGTAAGTAAGGTATAGTATAGTAATAAAATTAAGGAGTAGGGCAGTGAATGTAGATGAGATTCTTAGTAAGACTATAGGTTTGTTGATGGACAAGCGATTGAGTAAAGCTATTGATCGATTAGATCAACTTTACGCTCAGCGTCCATCGCTTATGGGTCACGGTGAGTTTGAAGCAATCAAAACAGATTATCAGTTGATGGTCGATTATATGGGACGAGGTTTTTCAGATAGTCATCGTGAATCGCTCTACAACTCTTTGTTACAGCGACTTTATAGAGTTGCTGCCAATCTTGAGATAAGCTGGCGTTGTAAGAATGTAGGTGCATACGTTAACTCGTTTAAGGTTATTGACCATCTGAATACAAGTCATGATTTTGTTCGTACTGTGTTAGAAGCCTTTGTTTCAGACATTGCTATGCTCTCACTTCAGCCAGAAGAGGCGAGAGAACAAAAAACAGCTGAACTTTACGAACGTCATCTATCATTTATCAATCGTCTTTTTAATGCTTTATGGACATCTTGTCAATGGACTGATGACGATTGTACTTTCTATACTGATTTACTCCTTTCTCCAACTCTTGCATCAACTGATCAACAAGTGATAGTTAGCGCTATTAGCCTTGGCGCTATGAATCAATTTGATATCAACAAGTTTAAGACGCTTGCTAATGTATATCAAAAAGCCACTGATGAACATGTGAGACAACGTGCATTGGTTGGCTGGGTGTTATCGATATTCGAGGGAATGGATATCTTTCCTGAGCAAGATGCAATCGTACGTGAACTCTGTGAGAATCCTGCAATAGCCAAAGAGTTGTTGACTTTGCAAATACAATTCTTCTATAGTAAGGACGCAGAGAGGGATAATGATAAGATACAACGTGACATCATGCCCGATCTCATGCGTAATTCTAATCTTACGATAGGTCGTCTTGGTATCATGGAGAAAGAAGAAGATGCGATAGAGAATATCCTTCATCAAGATGCTGATGAGAAACGAATGGAACAATTGGAAGAAAACGTTCGCAAAATGATGGACATGCAGAAGCAGGGTTCGGATATCTACTTCGGCGGTTTTAGTCAGATGAAACGATTTCCTTTCTTCAATGACATGGTGAATTGGTTCATTCCTTTTTATTTGAATCACCCCGCTTTGCGCTCTGTGATAAATAAATTAGGCGATACTAAGTTCTTAAACACACTCATGGAAAGAAGTAACTTCTGTGAGTCGGATAGATACTCCTTTGCTTTTGCGTTAGAGCAAATCATTAATCAGTTGCCTGCTGATATTAAGGAGGTGATAGGTTCTGATGCAATGTTAGGTCCTTTGGCTGAAAGTGATGATATGGAAGATGCAATGAGCATTCGACGTACCTATCTTCAGGATCTCTATCGTTTCTTCCGTCTCTATCCTACTGCAAGCGATTTTATCAATCCATTTGAGGATAATGGTAAGAGTGATTTTGTTGCAGACACCTTCTTCTTTACCTATAAAACCTTTATGGGTACAGGACTAGATAAGGTTAAATTGCGTTTAGCATTACATTTGTATAAGCATAGACAATTTGAAGAACTTGCTGAACTATTGACAACTTTCCAGAGTGAAGACTCACGCTATGCGATTTTGATGGGTTATACAAATATTGATATGGGTAAGGCAGAGTTCTCTTATCAGTTCTTTGACTATGCTTTGAAGAAAGAACCTGAAAACCTATGGGCCTTGAAAGGTAAAGCGAGGGCAGCTCTTGATATGGAGGATTATGTCACTGCAGCAGAAGTTTATTCTGCTTTGTTGAAGTTAGAACCAGGACAGAAGAATTACACAATGAATCGTTGTGTCGCTCTTTTGAAGTTAGGTAGGACCAGTGAGGTGCGTGAGGAGTTGTTCCGTCTTGATTATCAATACCCTGATGATATGAACGTGAAACGTGTCCTTGCATGGGCAATGCTGGCAGATAAGAGTCTTGATAAAGCTGCACAGCTCTATGATACCCTCCTAACATCAACCCCTGCTCATGAGGATTATCTGAATGCTGGCTATTGTCAGTGGGCCATGGGTAATATTCAGCAGGCTGTTGATTTATTCCGTGAATGGTTAGCAAAGAGTGGGAGGAGTTCAGAAATGTTGTTAGATGAGTTCCAAAGTGATGTTGAAACGCTGTCACTCTACAATATTTCCGAAACCGACTGCTACTTGATGTTAAGCTTAGTAGGTGGATAATAACTGCGATTATGTTCTCAAAGACTTAATAATAAGGACGTCGTAGCATGGAATGGCTACAATAATTTTTTCAAATTTAATAGGTAAAGATAATAATGGATGAACAGATACACGAGAAACTAAAAGAGATAAAACAGTCTTTCCGATTGTTGATGAATGGTGTTGCATCCCACTCAATGCGTGAGAAAGGTGTTTCGTATAAAATAAACTGGGGTGTACCACTCCCTGATTTGCAGAAGATGGCAACTGAATATGGTAAAGATTATGCTCTTGCCATAGAACTATGGAAAGAAGATATCCGTGAGTGTCAAGTGCTTGCTACATTAATTATGCCAGCAGAGAAGATGGATGAGGATCTTGTTGAAGTTTGGATGGAACGCCTTCGTACTCAGGAAATGGCTGAATTGCTGGCTTTCAACTTACTCCAATATCTTGATTTTGCACCAACTTTGGCGTATAAATGGATTGCTTCAGGTCGTGATATGTATCAGCTTTGTGGTTACCAACTCCTTGCGCGTCTTTTTTCCCGAGGTATGGAACCTAATGAACGTGGAATCAACGAGTTCCTTGATCAAGCTCGTACGACATTGGAAGGTGAGAATCTCTCATTAAAGCATGCGGCTTATAATTGTGTCTTGAGCTTCTGCGATTTAGGTGAGGAGTTTGATGTTATTGCACAGAAAGCGCTTGCTGATCTCAATATTCTATAAAGTCTTAGTCTTTTTAATGGTTATCTTTTGTCTGGCTTGAACCGCTGAAACAGTGGGAAGGGTAAGGTAACTAGGGCTAATATCGCTCTAAACTTTAAAGTAAATGTATTCTTACATGAGTCAGAAGCGATGACAGATTTTACAATAAAAGTTGCATTTCATTTTGCTATTATTTTTAATACTTTGCGTACCTTGCTGAAATGCTGTAAGTTAAGTATCTATTATAGCTGACAGGGTTGTCAGGAATTTACATTGCTGAATGTATTTTGCCTGCTGAAAGGTTCTGAATGATATTCGCTGAAAGCTTATAATAAAACATACAAAAAAGAAGTCGATACATCAATGTGGATATATCGACTTTTTTTTATCTGTCAAATGTTAAACATTATAACAGTGTTCCATTAAATTTCTGGTCTTTTGTTTAACTGATTTATTAATCAAGATTAATCTTCTTTGAAACAATCAAAGCTTCAGCAATTACGGCTGCAATGATAGTAATAATACCAAATGTTAACATAATCTACCTTTCTTCTTTTGTGCAAAACCCCTTTGGTCTTGCTGTTATTACTTATTTCTCTTTGTGTATTCAAGGCAAAGGTACGAAAGAATATTGATATAACGATCTTTTATTGTGGTTGTTATGAAAATCGAAGTAAATTTTTGATGTAAATCAATGGTGTTGACTCTGGTCAAAAAGTGATTGAAAGAAGTATAAAAAAGAATGTATAAATTTGTTGTAATTACTTGAAAAATGTATCTTTGTAACCGATTTAGTATTTAAGATAACAATTCATTTATGGAAAGATTAATAATTAAAAATCAGGAGTTTGATAGTAGCGTTGATGCTCGTTTCCTTGAGATTCAGAATGCACGTCGTCAGGCTTTGGCACAGAAGGCTAAAAAGCACTAAAACAAACTATTCGCATCCATTGCTATTATAATGGATGGCTGTGAGGCTTAGAAAAAGAAACGAGAATAATATTTATCTCAGTAACAAGAAAAGGCTCAATCAAATGATGTTGATTGGGCCTTTTTTTATGGTACTATGTTTAATCACACATAGCCTACTATAATGCTGTTTAGAAATCTACATCTTCTCCATCCTCATCGGCTTGCATCTCCAGTTCTTCTGGGTTGGTGTCAAATGTAGTACGATAACTTTCCTCTGTGAGCTTGTCCTCATCGAAGTCCTCGTCCTCATCCTCATCAGTATTCTTCTCTTCTTCTAACAATAAATCTTCATCATCTTCGTCATTCAAGAGGTTCTCGTCTTCAATCTCGTCAAATGATGTTGTTTTCTTGTTGGCTACAATTGGGATAGGCTTTTCTTTTGCAAAAATAGCTTCTGTCCATGAGCCTTTAGAAATCTCAAGAACTTCAAAGCCATCAGCAACTTTCTTCTCATAAAGACCACCAGCTTTCTTCAAGCGAGCTGTTGGAAGCGTTGTTGTACTTATATCAAATCCATTTAAGATAATATCCTGCACACTCTGAGGTAAGCTCTCCCAACCGCCTCCAAAGTTACGCTCTAGAACTTCAATAAGTTTCTGAGCAGATATATGATGGATATTCTCCAATGTTAAGTCTGTAATACGTTGAATAGGCTTCTTTTTCAAAGCCCATTTTACGATTGTACCCTCATCAAGTCTAACTTGACCAACTTGGCAGCCACGTTCTTCGTATTTCTTAATTATCTCTGGCTTGTCAACTTTCACTTCTTCAATGGTAAAGGCACTTTTAATCACATCAATATAGTGACGCTCATTATCCCTTAAATCGGCGTCACGTTCTGCTTGTGCCCAAAGGCGGAAGACATCGTTTTCCTGAATGTCCCACACATTACTTTTTGTTAGATTCTTTAACGATAGTGCTTGTCCTTGTCGCTTCATATTGTGTTTACTTTTTCATTTTTCTTTTTGGTA from Prevotella scopos JCM 17725 encodes:
- a CDS encoding ABC transporter substrate-binding protein, whose translation is MKHINYLLLLAVLMLVGCGKSDKELQAERKAKQLAEREAYQKAYKIAVMPTMDCLPAYLLKDSLLYDTVKVDIRLCRFNAQMDCDTAMIGGSVQAVFSDLVRTERLKHRNKVLMHYLTDTNLNWQLIADKGSKLKKLSDLSDKIVAMTRYSGTDLLTDMVVKKAKPKYQVFRVQINDVFVRLAMLQNHEIDAYWFSEPQVAKALSADNNSLFNSEDAGVHLGVVAIMDKIRRQDEEIAFAEAYDKAVDQINKHGVKYYSDLIQKYMKVDEAVVRALPDIKYTKIGPPRKADLLMARNYLNSGKVSK
- a CDS encoding RagB/SusD family nutrient uptake outer membrane protein, with the protein product MYCSKRLFLSLCLLVVLSSCTSEFVDINRPGSKLSQEELSRDNYAVGSFLIQMQGVAFPEQENAYQTMIDFVGNYLGRYTTYSKEQPKNHTLFNASNIWRAWPASYAPPFVSAYNEVVNLNGKENITYAWALILRAQAFLRFTDIYGPFPLSVNADNHVVYVSQRDIYLQLIKDLNEATSYISSDTQLAKEMITFAPYDLVYKGDFNKWRKFANSLKLRIAVRISNVEPVMARSLAEKAVREGVIEGNEDNCTIRYNKAGLWTTAVSWGDSRICADIESFMTGYKDPRMSKYFLQPLTQGKRKYIGCRAGATIGSNVVAKRLYSSVNMQETTPGIWLTASEMAFCKAEGVLRGWNMGSGTVKDYYEQGVTLSFEQWGADGAATYLLDDTSTEANYTDALGGFGRAAVKASTITIKWDDVAPMAKKMERLITQKWIALFPNGQEGWNEIRRTGYPRIFSVPQATNGYTLLTPNRIPFDKNQLINNRSNYEKAVELLGGPDDYATPMWWQR
- the radA gene encoding DNA repair protein RadA, yielding MAKDKIAFVCSNCGQESTKWIGKCPNCGQWNTFKEIRIAADTGSQAARNAATTLRNAASGGSVSALANKPQRLRDISSHDDPRIDMHDGELNRVLGGGLVTGSIVLLGGEPGIGKSTLTLQTILHLPQRVLYVSGEESPHQIKMRAERISKDISENIIILSETSLEHIFEHIRDVQPELVIIDSIQTISTEDVDSSPGSITQVRECASALLRFAKTSGVPVILIGHINKEGSIAGPKILEHIVDTVIQFEGDQHYMYRILRSIKNRFGSTSELGIYEMEQQGLREVSNPSELLLTEDHEGLSGVAISSTIEGARPFLVETQALVSSAAYGTPQRSATGFDQRRLNMLLAVLEKRVGFKLMQKDVFLNIAGGLRATDMAMDLSVIAAVLSSNVDTPIEQGWCMCGEVGLSGEVRPVSRIEQRIAEAEKLGFSHIIIPKYNLSGLTGKYNIQLHPVRKVEEALRALFG
- a CDS encoding DNA alkylation repair protein; the encoded protein is MDEQIHEKLKEIKQSFRLLMNGVASHSMREKGVSYKINWGVPLPDLQKMATEYGKDYALAIELWKEDIRECQVLATLIMPAEKMDEDLVEVWMERLRTQEMAELLAFNLLQYLDFAPTLAYKWIASGRDMYQLCGYQLLARLFSRGMEPNERGINEFLDQARTTLEGENLSLKHAAYNCVLSFCDLGEEFDVIAQKALADLNIL
- a CDS encoding tetratricopeptide repeat protein; this translates as MNVDEILSKTIGLLMDKRLSKAIDRLDQLYAQRPSLMGHGEFEAIKTDYQLMVDYMGRGFSDSHRESLYNSLLQRLYRVAANLEISWRCKNVGAYVNSFKVIDHLNTSHDFVRTVLEAFVSDIAMLSLQPEEAREQKTAELYERHLSFINRLFNALWTSCQWTDDDCTFYTDLLLSPTLASTDQQVIVSAISLGAMNQFDINKFKTLANVYQKATDEHVRQRALVGWVLSIFEGMDIFPEQDAIVRELCENPAIAKELLTLQIQFFYSKDAERDNDKIQRDIMPDLMRNSNLTIGRLGIMEKEEDAIENILHQDADEKRMEQLEENVRKMMDMQKQGSDIYFGGFSQMKRFPFFNDMVNWFIPFYLNHPALRSVINKLGDTKFLNTLMERSNFCESDRYSFAFALEQIINQLPADIKEVIGSDAMLGPLAESDDMEDAMSIRRTYLQDLYRFFRLYPTASDFINPFEDNGKSDFVADTFFFTYKTFMGTGLDKVKLRLALHLYKHRQFEELAELLTTFQSEDSRYAILMGYTNIDMGKAEFSYQFFDYALKKEPENLWALKGKARAALDMEDYVTAAEVYSALLKLEPGQKNYTMNRCVALLKLGRTSEVREELFRLDYQYPDDMNVKRVLAWAMLADKSLDKAAQLYDTLLTSTPAHEDYLNAGYCQWAMGNIQQAVDLFREWLAKSGRSSEMLLDEFQSDVETLSLYNISETDCYLMLSLVGG